In a single window of the Acyrthosiphon pisum isolate AL4f chromosome X, pea_aphid_22Mar2018_4r6ur, whole genome shotgun sequence genome:
- the LOC100571528 gene encoding uncharacterized protein LOC100571528 isoform X1 — translation MDNKDDNQLQRLSCMDKKITLQIISACGFGLLRGSVVIHATFMKQKMVTPEILVKQNELKFTSDIVWPMDNATLKKSKMSNTSIKIECFHVPINKSSPKEILGYLLLKVKGAQTIDPTSNDRVENKSYKLIGSKNGSYHLNLSLRIEDNNEKAVDKSTEKIKTLKPKIKHDMKKVEETKHNIEENVEIVLPKSVVNNLPERIESLPENNNAQTISTCVQKKLIEELEDWMDKQKLLFNEKMKTKEEQLLKDFNDKWSDTRKHTEEKLTHAMSKCKELAEDLEKRSDMLKEKDAIVTAKELEFTCQKDSMENKYNGLVKNMLSSNTQTINELYNTISESEAKLHRSEKLNILLRKENEALKYDVDTNCGLRVQELEGKVSNLKCNIEEANKSCMFFKKRWIASVRKINQLYTKFHKIKTNKHLLNNKQNIQNILTNQLEERQLDEQKLRTLLNDLGKLRREMINTNYLDL, via the exons ATGGATAATAAGGATGATAATCAACTTCAGAGATTGAGTTGCATGGATAAAAAGATAACTTTACAAATAATATCAg ccTGTGGATTCGGTTTACTTAGAGGATCTGTTGTAATACATGCAACATTCATGAAGCAAAAAATGGTAACACCTGAAATTTTAGTAAAACAAAATGAATTGAAATTTACCTCAGATATTGTATGGCCCATGGATAATGCTacattgaaaaa gtcaaaaatgtctaatacatcaataaaaattgaGTGCTTTCATGTCCCAATAAATAAATCTAGTCCAAAAGAAATACTTGGTTACTTAttgttaaaagtaaaagggGCACAAACTATTGATCCAACATCCAATGACCgt gtagaaaataaatcatacaaattaataGGATCAAAAAATGGTAGTTATCATCTTAATTTATCGTTACGAATTGAAGATAACAATGAAAAAGCTGTCGACAAATCaaccgaaaaaattaaaacattaaaaccgaAGATTAAACATGATATGaaaaaag tgGAAgaaactaaacataatattgaagaaAATGTTGAAATAGTCTTACCAAAATctgttgttaataatttaccaGAACGAATAGAAAGCTtaccagaaaataataatgctcA aaCGATATCCACGtgtgttcaaaaaaaattaattgaagaaTTAGAAGATTGGATGGACAAACAAAagctattatttaatgaaaag ATGAAAACAAAAGAAGAACAACTGTTAAaagattttaatgataaatggtCAGATACTAGAAAACACACCGAAGAGAAACTAACTCATGCTATGTCAAAATGTAAAGAATTAGCTGAAGATTTGGAAAAAAGGTCTGATATGTTAAAAGAAAAGGATGCTATTGTTACAGCCAAAGAACTAGAA TTTACCTGCCAAAAAGATAGTatggaaaataaatacaatggttTAGTGAAAAATATGCTGTCTTCCAATACGCAAACAATTAATgagttgtataatacaatttctgAATCCGAAGCTAAACTGCATAGATcagaaaaacttaatattttattaagaaaagaAAATGAAGCGCTGAAATATGATGTCGATACCAATTGTGGCTTACGGGTACAAGAATTAGAGGGAAAAGTT tcaaATCTAAAGTGTAATATTGAAGAAGCCAATAAGTCTTGTATGTTCTTCAAAAAGAGGTGGATAGCATCTGTAAGAAAAATTAACCAACTGTAtaccaaatttcataaaattaaaaccaataaacatttgctaaacaataaacaaaa tattcaaaacatattaacTAACCAATTAGAAGAACGGCAACTAGACGAACAAAAATTAAGAACACTTTTAAATGATTTAGGTAAATTACGACGAGAAATGATCAATACTAATTATTTGGACTTGTGA
- the LOC100571528 gene encoding uncharacterized protein LOC100571528 isoform X2 — MDNKDDNQLQRLSCMDKKITLQIISACGFGLLRGSVVIHATFMKQKMVTPEILVKQNELKFTSDIVWPMDNATLKKSKMSNTSIKIECFHVPINKSSPKEILGYLLLKVKGAQTIDPTSNDRVENKSYKLIGSKNGSYHLNLSLRIEDNNEKAVDKSTEKIKTLKPKIKHDMKKVEETKHNIEENVEIVLPKSVVNNLPERIESLPENNNAQTISTCVQKKLIEELEDWMDKQKLLFNEKMKTKEEQLLKDFNDKWSDTRKHTEEKLTHAMSKCKELAEDLEKRSDMLKEKDAIVTAKELEFTCQKDSMENKYNGLVKNMLSSNTQTINELYNTISESEAKLHRSEKLNILLRKENEALKYDVDTNCGLRVQELEGKVVCYSNSYSKHIN, encoded by the exons ATGGATAATAAGGATGATAATCAACTTCAGAGATTGAGTTGCATGGATAAAAAGATAACTTTACAAATAATATCAg ccTGTGGATTCGGTTTACTTAGAGGATCTGTTGTAATACATGCAACATTCATGAAGCAAAAAATGGTAACACCTGAAATTTTAGTAAAACAAAATGAATTGAAATTTACCTCAGATATTGTATGGCCCATGGATAATGCTacattgaaaaa gtcaaaaatgtctaatacatcaataaaaattgaGTGCTTTCATGTCCCAATAAATAAATCTAGTCCAAAAGAAATACTTGGTTACTTAttgttaaaagtaaaagggGCACAAACTATTGATCCAACATCCAATGACCgt gtagaaaataaatcatacaaattaataGGATCAAAAAATGGTAGTTATCATCTTAATTTATCGTTACGAATTGAAGATAACAATGAAAAAGCTGTCGACAAATCaaccgaaaaaattaaaacattaaaaccgaAGATTAAACATGATATGaaaaaag tgGAAgaaactaaacataatattgaagaaAATGTTGAAATAGTCTTACCAAAATctgttgttaataatttaccaGAACGAATAGAAAGCTtaccagaaaataataatgctcA aaCGATATCCACGtgtgttcaaaaaaaattaattgaagaaTTAGAAGATTGGATGGACAAACAAAagctattatttaatgaaaag ATGAAAACAAAAGAAGAACAACTGTTAAaagattttaatgataaatggtCAGATACTAGAAAACACACCGAAGAGAAACTAACTCATGCTATGTCAAAATGTAAAGAATTAGCTGAAGATTTGGAAAAAAGGTCTGATATGTTAAAAGAAAAGGATGCTATTGTTACAGCCAAAGAACTAGAA TTTACCTGCCAAAAAGATAGTatggaaaataaatacaatggttTAGTGAAAAATATGCTGTCTTCCAATACGCAAACAATTAATgagttgtataatacaatttctgAATCCGAAGCTAAACTGCATAGATcagaaaaacttaatattttattaagaaaagaAAATGAAGCGCTGAAATATGATGTCGATACCAATTGTGGCTTACGGGTACAAGAATTAGAGGGAAAAGTTGTATGTTACTCAAATTCT tattcaaaacatattaacTAA